Proteins encoded in a region of the Frondihabitans sp. 762G35 genome:
- a CDS encoding sugar phosphate isomerase/epimerase family protein: MVRIALDPTPLHHSHALLDLPAKVAELGYDHLQLTPHRDFLPFFRHPRADDDLVDAFAAACRAASVEIASVLPVLRWSGPDEEARRAAVKQWKRVIEITARLGVGVINTEFSGRPELSEESERQFYWSMEELLPLIEREGIQVYIDPHPDDFVEDGHEALRIIRGLNSSHVGLAYVACHTFHYGGDLAGIMARAGRTLGLVHVADTFDHRRSHGLRYITNPPGTAARVHQHLKIGDGDVDWDAFFGGLAALDFFDRPDTVVVSSVFAEDEDVDAVSRYQLEQIRSRIAAATGS, encoded by the coding sequence GTGGTCAGGATCGCGCTGGACCCGACGCCGCTGCACCACAGCCACGCGCTTCTCGACCTGCCCGCCAAGGTGGCGGAGCTCGGCTACGACCACCTTCAGCTCACGCCGCACCGGGACTTCCTGCCGTTCTTCCGGCACCCGAGGGCCGACGACGACCTCGTCGACGCGTTCGCCGCCGCCTGCCGGGCCGCCTCGGTCGAGATCGCCTCGGTGCTGCCCGTGCTGCGCTGGTCCGGCCCCGACGAGGAGGCGCGTCGCGCAGCCGTGAAGCAGTGGAAGCGCGTGATCGAGATCACCGCGCGCCTCGGCGTCGGCGTCATCAACACCGAGTTCAGCGGCCGCCCCGAGCTCTCGGAGGAGTCCGAGCGGCAGTTCTACTGGTCGATGGAGGAGCTGCTCCCGCTGATCGAGCGCGAGGGGATCCAGGTCTACATCGACCCGCACCCCGACGACTTCGTCGAGGACGGCCACGAAGCGCTCCGCATCATCCGCGGGCTGAACTCGTCCCACGTCGGCCTGGCCTACGTCGCCTGCCACACCTTCCACTACGGCGGCGACCTGGCGGGCATCATGGCCCGGGCCGGTCGGACACTCGGGCTCGTGCACGTCGCCGACACGTTCGACCACCGGCGGTCGCACGGCCTCCGCTACATCACCAACCCGCCCGGCACCGCCGCGCGCGTCCACCAGCACCTCAAGATCGGCGACGGCGACGTCGACTGGGACGCCTTCTTCGGAGGGCTCGCCGCGCTCGACTTCTTCGACCGGCCCGACACGGTCGTCGTCTCGAGCGTCTTCGCCGAGGACGAGGACGTCGACGCCGTCAGCCGCTACCAGCTCGAGCAGATCCGATCGCGGATCGCGGCGGCCACCGGCTCCTGA
- a CDS encoding GntR family transcriptional regulator, with product MTETGLPSDLFADLDRTGPVPLWYQISSRLEASILSGRLPAGARLENEVGLGERLGLSRPTIRRAIQELVDKGLVVRRRGIGTQVVHGPVTRNVELTSLYEDLEATGQKPTTRLLLHEIAEADEKTATALGVDRGAPVNRIRRLRLADDVPVAVLENFLPVDVAEFTAADLADHGLYQLLRLRGITMRVAKQRIGARAAHDDEAELLEIEPGGALLTMTRTAYDGSGRAVEVGQHCYRPDLYSFSVTLVDK from the coding sequence ATGACCGAGACCGGGCTCCCCTCCGACCTCTTCGCCGACCTCGACCGCACCGGGCCGGTGCCGCTCTGGTACCAGATCTCCAGCCGGCTCGAGGCCTCGATCCTCAGCGGTCGGCTTCCCGCCGGCGCGCGCCTCGAGAACGAGGTCGGGCTCGGCGAGCGGCTGGGCCTGTCGCGGCCGACCATCCGCCGGGCGATCCAGGAGCTCGTCGACAAGGGGCTCGTCGTGCGGCGCCGGGGGATCGGCACGCAGGTCGTCCACGGTCCGGTCACGCGCAACGTCGAGCTCACCAGCCTCTACGAGGATCTCGAGGCGACCGGGCAGAAACCGACCACGCGGCTCCTGCTGCACGAGATCGCCGAGGCCGACGAGAAGACGGCCACGGCGCTCGGCGTCGATCGGGGTGCGCCCGTCAACCGCATCCGGCGGCTCCGCCTCGCCGACGACGTGCCCGTCGCCGTCCTCGAGAACTTCCTCCCCGTCGACGTCGCCGAGTTCACCGCCGCCGACCTCGCCGACCACGGCCTCTACCAGCTGCTCCGCCTCCGCGGCATCACCATGCGGGTGGCGAAGCAGCGCATCGGGGCGCGGGCCGCACACGACGACGAGGCCGAACTGCTCGAGATCGAGCCGGGCGGCGCCCTCCTCACGATGACGCGCACCGCCTACGACGGCTCCGGCCGGGCGGTCGAGGTCGGTCAGCACTGCTACCGGCCCGACCTCTACTCGTTCTCGGTCACCCTCGTCGACAAGTAG
- a CDS encoding heme-binding protein, with the protein MTQDDDLPTFTAEQIEQQLAELTFDSFDQEAAYALGTLAAEIVRERGFALAVQIVIGDHIVYKAALGDVEEGTTEWLRRKSNVARRDGVPSLLVRRRAEALGEKAAEDADHAPHGGAFPIVVDGTLVGTITGSGQPDVVDHDVVVSALRSYLAN; encoded by the coding sequence ATGACCCAGGACGACGACCTCCCGACCTTCACCGCCGAGCAGATCGAGCAGCAGCTGGCCGAGCTCACCTTCGACAGCTTCGACCAGGAGGCGGCCTACGCCCTCGGGACCCTCGCGGCGGAGATCGTCCGCGAGCGCGGCTTCGCCCTGGCGGTGCAGATCGTGATCGGCGACCACATCGTCTACAAGGCCGCGCTCGGCGACGTCGAGGAGGGCACGACGGAGTGGCTTCGCCGCAAATCGAACGTGGCCCGTCGCGACGGCGTCCCCTCGCTGCTCGTCCGCCGGCGCGCGGAGGCGCTGGGCGAGAAGGCGGCCGAGGACGCCGATCACGCCCCGCACGGCGGCGCGTTCCCGATCGTCGTCGACGGCACGCTCGTCGGGACGATCACCGGCTCGGGCCAGCCCGACGTGGTCGACCACGACGTCGTCGTCTCGGCTCTCCGGAGCTACCTGGCGAACTGA